A segment of the Mauremys mutica isolate MM-2020 ecotype Southern chromosome 7, ASM2049712v1, whole genome shotgun sequence genome:
GGACAGTGGTTAgtgaggatgggggtgggggaggtggctgTGTTTTGTATGAAGAGGGGGGTGTATTTGAGCGCTTTGTGGAACGTGTGCGTGCACTGGTGCGCAGGCAGTTATTTGCGCGGCTACCTTGTGTGGGAGCTGTAGGGTATGCTCGTTGTGTGCGAGAGAGAGGCTATGGGGAGCATAGCATTGTGTATGCATAGCAGTGTACGGAGGGGTGCAgacgtgtgtgtatgtatttgcgCTTCTGGCTCTGGGGTTGTGCGCCCAGTGGTATTTGAGGATGcgctggggggtgtgtgtgtgtgtgttgaagacTACCCAAGTGTAATCAGGGGAGTGCAGGGAAAGCTCTGACTCCTACCCCAACCCCAGCATCAAAAAGAAAAAGCCTTCCCTTTCAGCAGGGACTCATGCATCAAACTTCAATTTTCCGGACGATTgaattagtgattttttttctcctgaactAAAATACACTTAAGTCTTTGGGATTAATTACCACGTTCTGGTCCCTCAGACTGTAGTATTAGTTATCGTAGCCACGTTTGACATCAACCCTGACACCTCATAAAATAAGGAACTGAATTTCACTGACTCAACCTGCTTTAGCCTTGTTGGATAATTCAGAGGGGGGCTTTATTCTTCGTCTGGGAGCCCTTTGTTCAGTGAACAACATCGAATATggatccccagcccagccgggtgCAAACCCAGCcgccagccgccccccccccccaacaggacAATGTCAGGTTTGGGGCTCAGAGACTGGGAGGGGGTTAACAGCCCTGCAGAATATCAGCGCCGGCTATTACAAATATGGATTCCAAGGGGGAAATCATTAAAAAATACATCTGACCTccaggtgcagggctgggggtggggcgtgCTAGAGAGATCTGCGGGGATTTAGcggcaggggaggagggcaggacgGACAGCCAGGTAGCTGGGGTGTCCTTTGGTTTTCACATTTGGAGACGTGGACCCCCGGGGCCCCGCTAGCCCCAGAGCCAGGCCGAAGTGTAATCACACCTTGCGCGCACCTGCTGGTGGCAAGCCCGCAGCACCTATTCCGGCGGCTGAACACCGGCTCCCAACACGGCCCCGCAAACTGGTCTCGCAGATCCGACCAGCACAACGGACACCCCCCGCCCAGGCGCGCACCCCGCGCCCGCTGCAGCGCATCGGCGGCCGGGCTGTGCCTCAATCATCCGAACAATTAACAATAATAACGGGGGACACTCGCTGCTGAGGTCCGATGCAAAGAGACGGGGGCTAAAGATTGTTAaacaccaacccccccccccgcgccgcctCCCAGGCTGGGAATGACACAAACTCCTCGATTCGTTTCACTTCCTCCTAGCCCTGTCTAAAAGTCACCCACCccaaaaagcaaaaccaaaaacaCTTTTGCAAAATgccggggcggcgggggggggggttgtttccttGCAAGAAGGAAAAACCGGGGCTCTGAGTTTAATGGCTCAACCTCTGGTTCAATTATGACAGTTTTGTATCTTCCTCCCCTCGCCGGGCCAATGGTTTAGAGATTTCGCTTTTTTGCCCGGCTCCGGCGTGCAAGGGAGCAGCCGGAGGAAGCTGCAGGGACTGGTTTGCAAACATTCCTCCAGCATCAGCCGCGTACGTTTCTCCATTCGCAGCCGGGCTAATAaaccccggcctggccccggcaAACTTCCCTGAACTAACAGGGGACCGACGCCGAGGTGCAATACGTCGAGGTTCTTATTTATTTTGAAGACACGCAAGAGTCACCCGTGCTCGGGGCtttgtgcccgggggggggggggggggcaggggggagcctgACTTCGCCTGAAGTTTTGGGCTTTGAATTCCACGAGAtgtgccccccccgccgcccctcaCCGCTCCAGGCCCGTCTCCTAAAACCTCCAGCGCCGGATTTGCACATTTGGGCCGCGCTCTGTCCAAAATGCCCTTTGCTTCCGGAAAACGGGGGCAAGCGAAGAACGACTTTGTCCCTCTGTACTTGGGCGGGTTTGTTTTGGGGGCGAGCGGGGGCCGCTCCTGTCCAGCCAGCGCTGGTTTTAAACGCCAGCAAAAGCCCATTGATAGATGAGTCCAAACTAAAAATCTGAAACCGTGTCACCGCCCGCCTGGCTTTGCTTCGGGAAGGCTCCAAGCCTGTCTCCTCCTGAAAAAGAAATCGGGCTCAAACACCGCAGGCAGCGTCTAGAGACCGGGGGAGAGGAAAACCCCTCTCGAGAAGGCGGCTACCCAGCCAACGTAGGGAAGGGAgcgttaaaaacaaaacaaaggcgtGAAAAGTGCGGGCTGCCGCCCGAGTCTCTTTGTTTAACCTCCTTTTGTGTCTAAGCACGCAAATGAAGTAAATAAAGCACCGCCCGCTCTGGGGACGCGAGCCGGCCGAGGGAACAGGCTGCAAACCTTAGGCAGCAGGTATTATTTTTTACTAATCTGCTTTAGCCACGTGCGGGAAACTTCTCCGGGTTCATCGCGGCCCTGTCTCCAGTGTTTGCACGCTGAAGTCAATAGCTCAGAAACCCAAATGAACTCCGGGCCtagtcttcccccacccccagtcctccCCTTTGTATTTTATATCTTGGTTATTTTGTCGTGCTTGCAGCCTCATTAAATCCATTCCAAGACAAAAgaataaggggggggggagaggggagtgggggaaaaaGAGCGAACagataaagaaaacaaataaagCCCTTTAACAAGATCTCTACATAAATGTCAGTTTCTCAGCATTTACGGTTTGCCTGCTTAGCATAAAAACACTTAAGAACAAGATTGAAGGCTTTGTGAGGTATCTGGACAGAAGTCAAACATATCACTTGCAAAAAaaaaggttggggggggggggcgagagacAAGTGCTCTCCGAAATAACACTAAAGAAAGTGGATTTCATTGTAATTCATAGACTTGTTCCAAATGCCAAGAGAGAAAGGGGGAAGAATAGAAGCCACATGGAAGGGCGCAGATGCCCCGATGAAGGGGGGACAGCTCCGCTCCCATTATTGTGGGAGGGAGGGTTAACCTAATCCATCAAATTGTCTGGAAATTGTGAAGAAAATTCAAAACCCATATGGCCTCCAAGCTTTCGGGCCCTTTCTGCGACGGAGGGACACGCTTGTTTCAGCATTGCGAGCCGCGGGAGGTTGTACATGCGCCATTGTCACTTGTCAGTTCACAGAAGAGGGCTCATTTGTCCCCAGTTTTCATGCTTTACGCTAAAAATTACAACCCCATCCATTTTCAAAGAGGAGAGAGATTTATTTCGCCTCGGAGAAActggcccagccccctccccgcaaaCCCATCCTGTCTGATTTGGAGCCTTCTTTTTCTGACTCTGCCACTATCTACCAGATTTGTCTTTCTCACATAAATTTTGCAAAGAATAGGCAAACGCACACCGCCGGGGTGAAAAGGCAGGACACGCTATTGGGGGAACAAAtttagcaggattttttttttgcggggggaattaaaaagggaaaatgtaaattaaaaatcaTCCATCATCATCTTTTTGGGGAGGCGCGGGGGAAGCAGAGGTGCTACCTGGAAATGTTAATATATTTGCAActctgcaggggggagagagagaaaaaatcacCCACCACGGTGTTTGTCCATGTTACGATCTTTAGTGGAAACAGGCGAATTTGTCATTTTAGCTTCGTGTTTTCAAATGGGATATTTCCCCTATAATTTAGAGCTAGAAAACTCGCTGTAGATCTAAAAAATTCGACACGTGTgtatcattatatatatatatatatatatacacacgcagacgcacacacacacagagacttaTTACTTGTATACTAAAATACAATACTATAGGATATACATTCTATATACACTATACATATTGTGCGTATATCACTAtttagatatacacacacagtatgttTTGATTTCTTTGCATGGGTTTTCTGTTGAGAAAAAAATTGCAACTCCTAGTTTATTCATCGATTGATTTCTCTCTACCGTTTTAATTTGTAACTTGccttacattaaaaaaacaaatacattctTTAGCATTGGTTCGCCCACGCCAAAATAGACCCAGCTACAAGAGCTGAAACGATTTTAAATGGAAATATGAATGGATGTGGCTATACGGAAAGTGGCAATTCCTTATGGTGGAACCGTATTTTGGAATCTCAGATGAAGAGAAGAGGTTAGGGCCATATTTAGTTCACAAAGAATAACGTTAAAAGTATATTAAAATGGTAAAGATTTTATTGTATCGGAAAGAGAGCTATCTGTACAGTTCTAAGAGACAGTAAATAAAGCAACATTGTCCCTGTTGTAACTTAAATAGCAGGCCTTTAAAAAAATTTACAattcaaacaaaaacattttttaaatctgtacatttttttttattttatagcgTCATATTTAAATGTCTTGATCTTGGGATTTGTCCTTTTTTAGTTTTGTAGCATGCAAAAATTCTAAAAAGAGTAAAAAATAATTCTAGGATTTTTTTTGTAACCACCTTCATATCAAAAATACGAAAGGTAGCTTTTTAATAAAAGCACAATAATAGCACAAAATGGTAAAAATAGCTTTTAATTGGTAAAATGAGGCAGAAATTGCATTGGATACAAATATCTATGCTCTGAGGGCGCGGGGCGGGGAGTTGGGAAGGGTACATATTTTAAACTTGCAGTATAACCCATCCCCTAGTTTCCaaaattttaaaagaatttttttttgtaaaaatgaaaaataattatttcGTGCACATTTGAAACAtgcaaggaaagaaagaaaattgctAATTTTAGCCTAACTTAAATCTCCTATAACCTGGTTCATTTTTGGAAGTCGTTTAAAATAACCGCCTAACAAAACATCTGTTTGAAGTGGTGTCTCTATTGCAAGGTTCTGCTTTCTTTTATAAACAAAACCAATTGATAtcgttattttttttaaatcataccctcaaaaaaagaaagaaaatccatTATATATGTTTAAATATTTATACAGAAGCCATACATAATTGCACCATTCCAAAGATGAAAGCTACCTGATGTGACAGGCATGGGATATTgactattttaaattatttttttcctattgCTTATTGCTTTTATTGAAAAGGAACTGCCTTATTTAGTCGCCACCAACGCTGAGTGTCTATCACCAGAGTTCATGGCTCTGGAATACTGTCCAGGCTTTGCTCAGGATTTCACAGGTCCACCCCTGGAGTGTGGGGATGAGTGTCTGTCAGTttctgggtttgtttttgttttgaagaagaagaagacaagaaaaaaagggtgtgtgtgtgtgtgggggggaatataCCCATCACCACCACAACAATTCAGTCATCAACGTCAATTTCCACATCTTCTTCATCCTCCGAGCAGTCCTTACTGCTGTTGGGCTGGTCTGTGAGAGGGGATTCAGGCGGCAGCTGAAGGTGGCTGGCGGTCTCCAGTCCGTGTTTGGGTAGAGTTGGAGAAAGCGAACGcgatttccccctcccttccgAATTGGGCTCCAGCTCGGAAATGCTAACAATATCCACCTGGGCGCTGGGCCCCAGTTTCTTGGCAGATTCCACATCTGCTTTCATCTCCTCCAGGTCTCTTTTGAGTTTGGCTCGGCGGTTCTGAAACCAGGTGATCACCTGGGCGTTggtcagccccagctgctgggcgATTTGGTCTCGGTCGGCTGGGGAGAGGTATTTCTGGTACAAAAACCTCTTTTCCAGTTCGTAGATCTGGTGGTTTGTAAAGGCGGTTCTAGACTTCCTCCTTTTCTTGGGAGTTTGTCTCTGGCCAAAAATAGTCATCCCATCCCTTCCTGCAAACAGTGAGAATATTGGGCtgttcagtcacacacacagactccttcccctgccctctcCTTCCAATAAGTTGGAAGC
Coding sequences within it:
- the LBX1 gene encoding transcription factor LBX1, encoding MTSKEEAKASSVEERRRSPLDQLPPPANSNKPLTPFSIEDILNKPAVRRSYTICGTAHLLSSTDKHPPAGLPLSSRALLSQTSPLCALEELASKTFKGLEVSVLQAAEGRDGMTIFGQRQTPKKRRKSRTAFTNHQIYELEKRFLYQKYLSPADRDQIAQQLGLTNAQVITWFQNRRAKLKRDLEEMKADVESAKKLGPSAQVDIVSISELEPNSEGRGKSRSLSPTLPKHGLETASHLQLPPESPLTDQPNSSKDCSEDEEDVEIDVDD